The Aeromonas veronii genome includes the window AGCGGCCGCCTGCAGGCGCTCTGGTACGGCGTGCTGCCCGCGGTACGTCAAGAGCTGCTCTCCTACACCGTCTATCGCTGGGAGTGCGCCCTGCGCGCCTCCGTCATCATGGGGTTCGTCGGCGCAGGCGGGCTCGGCCAGCAGCTCGAGCTATCCTTGCGCATGTTCGCAGGTCCGGAAGTGGCGACCCTGCTGCTGGCCTTCATCCTGCTGGTCACTTTGGCCGACGGCCTCAGCGCCTGGCTGCGGCAGAGCCGCTTCCCCGGTCTGTTGCTGCTGACCTGCCTGGGGCTGGCCGGCGTCATGGCGCTGGGGCTGCTGGACTGGCGCATGCTGAGTTTCTCCTCCACCGGGCTTGGGCAGTTCATCGCTGAGTTTTTCACCCCGGACTGGTCCTGGCCCTTCCTGCGCCTGGTCGCTGGTGGCCTGCTCGATACGGTGCAGATGGCCGTTCTGAGTACCCTGTTCAGCGCCTTGCTGGCACTGCCTCTGGCGGTGCTGGCTCGCCACTGCTGGCCGCTGCGGCTGTTGTTCAACCTGCTGCGCTCCGTGCCCGAGCTTATCTTTGCCAGCATCCTGGTCATCGCCGTCGGGCTCGGCCCGGTGGCGGGCATACTGGCGCTCACCCTGCACACCACGGGCGTGCTGGCCAGGTTGTTCGTGGAAACCCTGGAAAATGCCGAGCAAGCCCCCCGGCTCGCCCTGCAACTGGCCGGAGCCGGGCGGATCGCCAGCTTCTGGTACGGGCTCTTCCCCCTGGTCGCACGCCAGTGGCTGGCCTACAGCCTCT containing:
- a CDS encoding PhnE/PtxC family ABC transporter permease is translated as MPALSRWRHPLPWLLTLVGLSLWQQGQGWIGLFDGQSWRQMGNFLATSWPPRLDADFLLLTLRAALESLAVATLGLFGALLLGIPFALLGSRALSLAELGPIPSPLRTALRAFSRLVAILLRSLPELIWALLFVRLSGLGPLAAILAIAVSYGGMLAKVYNEIMENGALQPARALLLSGSGRLQALWYGVLPAVRQELLSYTVYRWECALRASVIMGFVGAGGLGQQLELSLRMFAGPEVATLLLAFILLVTLADGLSAWLRQSRFPGLLLLTCLGLAGVMALGLLDWRMLSFSSTGLGQFIAEFFTPDWSWPFLRLVAGGLLDTVQMAVLSTLFSALLALPLAVLARHCWPLRLLFNLLRSVPELIFASILVIAVGLGPVAGILALTLHTTGVLARLFVETLENAEQAPRLALQLAGAGRIASFWYGLFPLVARQWLAYSLYRGEMNLRAATILGVVGAGGLGQQLYVSLSLFRYDQAATLLLAILLLVWLAEAISRRTRLPRASSPRDCQI